The window gcactttagggagttcgagaccagcctgactaacatgaagaaaccctgtctctactaaaaatacaaaattaggggggcgtggtggtgcatgcctgtaatcccagctactcaggaggctgagtcaggagaatcacttgaacccgggaggcagaggttgcagtgagccgagatcgtgccattgcacttcagcctggggaacaagagcgaaaccctgtctctaaataaataaataaagttgcaatatcattttacatttccaccggCGGTATACGAGTTCCATTTCCTCCATATCTTCAGCAACAGTTGATATTGTCAGGCTTTTAAATTCTAACTAGGACCTTCAGTTAACAGAGTGCGGCGCCTGCAGCAGAGTGAGGCCAAGCACTCCTCCTGGCTCCTACAGCCAGGCCTCCTTGCTGGCCTCCAGGTAGATCACAGCGCGGATCCGGGAGCCAGGCACGGGacccgccagcctcagcctccagggcctGGGCGGGCCGCCAGGTGAGCGCGCCCCAGAGCTCAAAATTCGTAGCTGGCTGCCCTGCGTCCACCCGGCGGACTACTGGCCATGGAGCCGCGCACAGGGGACGCCGCGGACCCTAGGGGGAGCAGAGGAGGTACAGGGATTGGGGTCGTTGGGGAAGGACAGGGCGAGTCGCCACCACCCTCGTCCCGCCTGTCTGCTCCACACCTTTTCCTTCTGACAGGTGGTAAACAGAGCGGCTCTGGCGCCCAAGTGGCggtggcagggggcaggggcCCAGCGATGGAGGCTGGGCTGGAGGTTCCCTACCCACACCCACACATGAGCAAAAGGGCCGCGCACCAGACCAGGGGAGGGGCTCTCAGGAGTCTCCAGGGAGATGTGCAGATGTGCGGGGAGGGGTCTGCCCGTGGTCACTGGGGACACCTGGGCACTCAGGGTCTGTAGTGAGCTGGGGGGAGGGGAGCTGGGGGCCCCTGGGGACCTGTGGAGGGGGACTCTGGAGGTATGTGGGCCATGGGGGGAACGGGCCCTCTGAGGGAATTCATGGGGGTAGCAGGGGTTGCCTAGGATACTTAGACGGGGAATTGGGGGTTCCGGGGCTACGGGGTCAGGCCGTGTTCTCCCAGGATATCTGGGGAAACGGGGTCCCCTGAGATATTGCGGGCGAAGAGTTGGGCATCCAGGGTGATTAGGGGGCAGTCAAGGACCTCACGGGGTGTTCGGAGGTGTCCAGGACTATTACAGTCAAACAGCGATCTCCAGGGACACCGTGGGAGCAAGCGGGGGTGCACCGGCTACCCGCGACGGTCGGGGATCGCGTGAGAGGGGAGGGACAGCAGTGACCTCCGAAACTATCGAGGGAGTGGCCAGGGGTCGCCGGGTATCCTGAGGGGCATTTCTAGGTCTTCGGGCGTCCAGAAGCATGGGGGTTGGCCGAGGCCGAGGGTCGGCGTTGACCTGTCCCCTCTTGCGCGCAGGCCGCGGCCCCTCCCCGCTCGCGGGCCCTAGCGCCCGGCAGCTCCTGGCGCGGCTGGACGCGCGCCCCCTGGCGGCGCGAGCTGAGGTCGACGTGGCAGCGCTAGTACGCAGGGCGGGCGCCACATTGCGCCTGCGCCGGAAGGAGGGTGCGTGACTGGCGCAGGGCCTCCGCTGGGGGAGGGTTCGGAGAGGAGCTGGGTTCAGTGGGGCAGGCCTGGGGGGTCAGCAGCTACTGCCCTGTTTTGGGTGGGGCCAAGGGGCGCGACTTGGGGGGGCGGGGATCGGAGGGTGCTTCGAGTGGGAGGAGCCTTGGGGTTATTCTAGCATATTCCTTGAGGGTTATCGCAGTAGGCGAGGGCTAGATTAGATGAGAGTGCGGAACTGGATCCCCGTTCTGGCGGCGGCCCCTTTTGATGAGGGTCCTTTTtgaggaggcaggggctggagagTGCTTAGGGGGCGAGCACGCAGCGAAGGGGCAGGCCTGAAATGTGAGTCACGGGGGGGTGGAGCCTATAGCCCATGGGGGCGGGGCTTGAGATGTCAGGAATGGGATGAGGGTTAGAGGCTAATTAGAGGGCATGCTATGGAAGGTTCAGGAGCCAAATTTTGGAGTAGCATTCTCCAGGGTGGGCCGAATGGTGTTATTTGAGGGATGTGTTCTGCGTGTTATTAGAGAGAGATAGGAAGGCCTGGGAGATTATTCACATGGCTGAGCCCAGGATTGTTTATTAAGAAGGTGGGGTCAGAACAGTTATTTGTTTGGGCTGAGAGCCTTTAAGATTACTTGAGGGGATGGTGCGTAAATGGTGGGCCAGTTTGTGTATGAGCTGCAGGGGCGAGGCAAGTAGATGAGGCTAGAATGTTAACTCAGGGAACAGGTCCTAGGTAGTTTCCATGGCATGTCCCCCCACAGCCCTCTCCACCGCTTTTATCTCCCAGCTGTTAGCGTGCTGGACTCTGCGGACATAGAGGTCACAGACAGTCGCCTGCCTCATGCCACTATTGTGGATCACCGGCCCCAGGTACCATCTCATCCTTCTATCGGAGGCCACCTGCCTCAGGGCAAACTATGTACACCTGTGTCCTTTATTCCAGCACCGTTGGTTAGAGACATGTAACGCGCCTCCCCAAGTGATCCAGGGTAAGGCACGTAGTGCTCCGAAGCCATCTCAGGCCTCTGGTTATTTCTCTGTGGAGCTGGTCCGCGGTTACGCAGGCTTTGGCCTCACCTTAGGTGGGGGCCGGGATGTAGCTGGGGACACTCCGCTGGCCGTGCGCGGGCTGCTGAAGGATGGCCCAGCACAGCGCTGTGGTCGTTTGGAGGTGAGCCCTGAAGCCCCTTCCACTGGTAGGTGCTATCCCTGCCTTTGTTGGGGTGCTCTCCTTTTGCCTTTCCAAAACGACTCCATTGCACTCTTCCAGGTCGGGGACCTCGTGCTCCACATCAACGGAGAGTCAACGCAGGGCCTCACCCATGCCCAGGCTGTGGAACGGATCCGAGCTGGAGGCCCCCAGCTCCACCTGGTTATTCGTCGGCCTCTGGAGACCCACCCTGGCAAGCCTCGAGGGGTGGGAGAGCCCCAAAAAGGAGTTGGTGGGTTTCCCAGGGGAGAGAAGTCAGAGTTCAgtgaggagaagggagaggtTCACAGAGTGGAGAAGCTGAGATTCTGGGTGGGAAGGGTTTGGTGGTCTCTGTGGGGAGGGTCTGCAAGAGGTCATGGTATTCTCACAAGTAGGGGCAGGGAGGGGCATAGGGTCACAGGATAGGAATAACgcaggggcagggaggggtgTCAGTCCCGAGGATAGGAATTTCAGAGGGTCGGTTTTCCAGGTACTggggggagagaagggaaggggtcTAGGATAAAAGCAAGTGTTTGGAAGGAAGGGTCTTAATTCTCAGAGGGGAAGGCAGAGTGGATCTTAGCCGGGGGAAAATGGGATGGGGATCCAGAGGGTAGGGGGTCTAGTTCTGAAAAACAAAGGGTCGGTGGTTTGGGAGTCAACGGAGGTGGGatgagagaggagagagcagGGGATCCTAGATGAGAGGGGTTTGATTTCCTTTGGAGATTGTGGGAAATGATTTCTGAAGGGCATGTTGTGGATCCAGGAGGGGAGGGGTCTCGGTAAAGGAGGTGTCGGGGTTGTGAGGGGTGGTGCCGATCCCAGAAAGCCTCGAGGGGAGATTTCTCTAAGGGCCAGGGTCTCATCTCCCGCAGCCTTTGGGTTCTGCTGTCCACCCTCAACCAAAGGCCTGGATTTCCCTTCCCTACTTCACCACCCAATCTAATCCGTAGTCCCGTCATGGCCAGATCGCAGCCCAGATCCTGGAGGGCCGGAGGTAACGGGGTCTCGCAGCAGCAGCACTTCCCTAGTTCAGCACCCTTCATCCCGGACGACGCTCAAGAAGACCCGGGGCAGCCCGGAGCCTAGTCCAGAGGCGGCCGCCGATGGCCCCACGGTTTCTCCTCCTGAGCGCCGCGCTGAGGATCCCAACGACCAGATCCCGGGTTCCCCGGGGCCCTGGCTAGTGCCCAGCGAGGAACGGCTCTCGCGGGCCCTAGGGGTCCGGGGGGCAGCGCAGCTCGCTCAGGAGATGGCAGCCGGAAGGCGGAGGCACTGAGCCTACCTCTGACAGCGCGGGGCTCACTAGTTACCGCCCGACCTGGATCCGGCGCGTGTGGCCGCCGGGCACTTGGCACCTCCCCGAGAGCTTCCACTTGGTTTGGTCCCCCCACCGGCTGCGCAGTGGCTCTGCCCACACTCCCCTCGCAGCGTCAGTGGTACGACCCTTCCAGCCGGCTAGCCTGCGCTTCTGGTTCTGGGAGGGGGAGGTAATAAAATGGTTCGATCCGGTCTTGACTTGCCAGGCGCTCGAGGCGGGGTGGGGCTGCCCAGGCCACTCTGTAAAGGAGCAGGTGGGTCGATCCTGCTTGAGTAATCGCTGACGAGCTTCGCGCTGCTGCTTTCCTGCTTGCACATGTATCTTTGCTTCTGCCGGTCCTCAGCCCGGcgtgctttctttttctcttcgcCGTCTCCTGCTCCTCTCCTTATTCATTAATTTCACCTTTTTGGAGGTGTACAGGGTCTCACACATAAATTATTGTGCATGGCATGGAGAATGCAGAGGTAAGCCTGTCGTGGCGGGACTGCACCAGTGTATCCACAGTCCTGTCTCAGAATCATACAGACCCTCAGCTGACGTCGGGATAGCAAGGCTAGAAGCCTAGAAGCAGGGCAGCTTCCTTCGCCAGAGGCCTGCGGTCTCCCACTTCCGGCCTAGTCTGCCAGCTTTTGCTGGCACGTAGGCTACCACTCTCCGGGCACCGGCTGGGGCCCTGGAGCCCCCTTTGGGGCGGAGTGGGGAACGTGTGAGTCAGCGCCCCTGGACGGGCCGGGCTAAAAAAGGCTGTTAGAACCTTTGGGCCGTGCCCCCATTTTCCGTAAATGGTGAAGAACTGCAGCCGGGCTTGTGTGCACACGCCACACACTGGGCGTTCCCGGCACGGGAGAGGCCCAGAGTTTCCTTCACCCTGGGAACAGAGCCCCACAGCCAGGGCTTATATGGCCAGCGGGACTCCAACCGGGGTAGCCGCGAGGAAGGCGCTGGCAGAGGACAGAAATGTCCAGTCACTTCCGCTGTCACCACATCCTGAGCACTCGGCCCCATCCCCCCCCAGGAGGGAAGCTGTGGTCTGACGGAATGGGCAACTTTCGCCCCTGTGGGGAGGGGacgggaaaggaagaaagaatttaaaGGACCGGAGTGCGAGAGTCCAGGTGGCCttggagaggaaagaggaacGGTGAAGACAAGCTGCGAAAGCTGGGAGCTGGAGGGTGAAGAGGTGAACACTTGAGTGGTTAGAGCTGTAGATAGACATTGTGGGGAAGTGTGCCAGGGTGGCTTCCAGCTACCCCTGACTTAGAGCCTGGTGGAGGTGTGGTTCTTCAAAAGTCAGCAAAGGGCTCGAGAGCCCCAGTCCTATAAATACAGTCACACCCAGGAGACTAATAATAGTAAACCCAGCCACCATGTACTTAGTTTTATCCCTGCTACtggctttattgcaatatttattttcatctacAATAGTTGCACATCTACTCAACTGTCCAAATATGTCCATTTCGCAGAGGAGGAGAGTGAAGCCCAGGGAGTGCAGATAGCTAGAGAGAGGAGGGTCAAAGCAAGATTTAATCAAGGCCTGATTCCCAAGTCTGTCCTCTTAATTTCACCTGCATTGACAAGTATTAATTGAACCTCAACTGTATACAttgcactgtgctaggtactgtgGAAATGCTGGAGGAACAAGACATGAAATTTCTGTCTTTGTGTAGCTGATGTATGTAATGAGGGTAGACAGATGTCAgacaaaaaagacaagaaaatgaataaataaaaacccaggccaggagtggtggctcacgcctgtaatcccagcactttgggaggccgaggctggtggatcacgaggtcaagagttcaagagcagcctggccaaggtggtgaaaccccgtctctactgaaaatacacaaattagccgggtgtggtagcaggtgcctgtaatcacagctactcgggaggctgaggcagagaattttttgaacccaggagatggaggttgcagtgagccaagatcgcaccactgcactccagcctgggtgacagagcgagaatcagtctcaaaaaaaaaaaaaaaaaaaaaaaaaaatttcaggccagacatggtggtttgtgcctgtaatcccagtactttgggaggcggaggcgggtggattgtctgagcctacaagtttgataccagcctgggcaacatagacctcgtctctacaaaaagtttaaaaattagctgggagtggtggctcatgcctgtagtccaaactacttgggacactgaggtgggaggatcacttgagcctgggggatcaaggctgcagtgagccatgattgcaccattccactctagctggagtgacagtgagaccttatctccaaaaaaaaaaaaaaaggccgggcacgtggctcacatctgtaatcccaacactttgggaggccaaggcaggcggatcacttgaggtcaggagttcgagaccagtctgaccaacatggagaaaccccatctctactaaaaatacaaaattagcctggtgtggtggcacatgcctgtaatctcagctagtcaggaggctgagacaggagaatcacttgaacctgggaggtggaggttgcggtgagccaagactgtgccattgtactccagcctgggcaacaagagcgaaactccttctcaaaaaaaaaaaaaaaaaaaaaaaaaagacaatttcagaGAGAAGTGAGAGTCATGAAGTTATGAAGCTAGCAAAAGGAGGTTACATTGTGGGAGATGATGGTGAGCTTCTGGCCTCTTTGAAGACATAACTCTTGAGCTGCAACCTGAATGACTAGAAGCCAGGTATATGAAACACTGAGCTAAGAGCATTGACAGCAGGGGGAATAGCAAGTGCAAAGATGTTGAAGCGGAGCCAGGTTCGTCTTGTTTCAGAAATTCAGACGTGTCCTCACAGAGTTGGAAAGCACATACTTATCACTGGGAAAAGTATGTTTCATCCCTTCCACTATTCACTCACTCTTCCGGCAACTGGGGCTGAAAGAGGGGAGCTCTTTCCTTAGTTTTGAGGGGCCCTGTGTTGTCAGAGAGAGCAGGCAGGCCCTTGGGTTGAATCCTCCTGGCCATCCAGTTATGATTCTCCCCCACTTCAAATGAGATGAGAATAAAAACAACTTCTAGTCTGGAGAGTGTGTCCCTCAGGGTACCTCTGGGATCCTGATCCCAGGAGACCAGATGCATGTCTTAGATGCAGAAATTAAGGCTGAGCTGGGGGAAATTACTTGCTCAAAATAACACacttagccaggcgcagtggctcacgcctgtaatctcagcactttgggaggccaaggcgggaggattgcttgaggtcaggagttcaagaccagcctgagcaacataacaagaccttgtttctactaaaaaataaataaatacaaacaaagtGTCTACAAATGTCACCCAGCCTTGCACCCCAGGAGCCATCCATTCATCTTGCCAATCCCCCAGAAATAAACTTTCCTATTCCTCATGTACGATTGTGCTGACTGGCCCCTCTTTTCAGaaccaggaaactgaggcccaacaTTTAGAGCCAGGACTTCCTTGGGATTGCAGAACACAGAATCAGACCTTGGGCTCTCTGGGCTCTAACAGTAttccaaaatatgtttttttaaaatagagacaagctccactacgttgcccaggctggtctcaaactcttgagctgaagtgattctcctgcctcggcctcccaaagtgctaggattacaggcatgagccactgctcctggccttggGCTCTAACACTAGAAACAGTGCTTGCCCTATTTCTGAGCAAGTCAATGCTCACCAACCCCTGTTCTCACACAGCCTTTACACTGGCAGGGTCTTATTTCTCATCACTGCTCAGAGGTTTATTCCACTGTCCACAATCCATTATCCAAAAACAAAAAGCTCTGGAAACTGATGGTTTTCCCACAAGATAGGCACTATTTGGTTACAAAACTTGACCTGATCTAACGAGgaacaattttctttcttcctttctttttttggagacagggtcttgctctgttgcccaggcaggagtgcagtggtctgatcatggttcactgcagccttgaactcccgggctcaagcagtcctcccacctcagcctcccgagtagttgggattacaggcacccgccaccatgcctgggctaatttttttcttttttcttttttcttttttttttgtttttttgagatggagtc of the Pongo abelii isolate AG06213 chromosome X, NHGRI_mPonAbe1-v2.0_pri, whole genome shotgun sequence genome contains:
- the MAGIX gene encoding PDZ domain-containing protein MAGIX isoform X1 produces the protein MSPHSPLHRFYLPAVSVLDSADIEVTDSRLPHATIVDHRPQHRWLETCNAPPQVIQGKARSAPKPSQASGYFSVELVRGYAGFGLTLGGGRDVAGDTPLAVRGLLKDGPAQRCGRLEVGDLVLHINGESTQGLTHAQAVERIRAGGPQLHLVIRRPLETHPGKPRGVGEPQKGVVPSWPDRSPDPGGPEVTGSRSSSTSLVQHPSSRTTLKKTRGSPEPSPEAAADGPTVSPPERRAEDPNDQIPGSPGPWLVPSEERLSRALGVRGAAQLAQEMAAGRRRH
- the MAGIX gene encoding PDZ domain-containing protein MAGIX isoform X5, with translation MSPHSPLHRFYLPAVSVLDSADIEVTDSRLPHATIVDHRPQVGDLVLHINGESTQGLTHAQAVERIRAGGPQLHLVIRRPLETHPGKPRGVGEPQKGVVPSWPDRSPDPGGPEVTGSRSSSTSLVQHPSSRTTLKKTRGSPEPSPEAAADGPTVSPPERRAEDPNDQIPGSPGPWLVPSEERLSRALGVRGAAQLAQEMAAGRRRH
- the MAGIX gene encoding PDZ domain-containing protein MAGIX isoform X2; amino-acid sequence: MSPHSPLHRFYLPAVSVLDSADIEVTDSRLPHATIVDHRPQHRWLETCNAPPQVIQGKARSAPKPSQASGYFSVELVRGYAGFGLTLGGGRDVAGDTPLAVRGLLKDGPAQRCGRLEVGDLVLHINGESTQGLTHAQAVERIRAGGPQLHLVIRRPLETHPGKPRGVGEPQKGVDRSPDPGGPEVTGSRSSSTSLVQHPSSRTTLKKTRGSPEPSPEAAADGPTVSPPERRAEDPNDQIPGSPGPWLVPSEERLSRALGVRGAAQLAQEMAAGRRRH
- the MAGIX gene encoding PDZ domain-containing protein MAGIX isoform X3 gives rise to the protein MPLLWITGPRYHLILLSEATCLRANYVHLCPLFQHRWLETCNAPPQVIQGKARSAPKPSQASGYFSVELVRGYAGFGLTLGGGRDVAGDTPLAVRGLLKDGPAQRCGRLEVGDLVLHINGESTQGLTHAQAVERIRAGGPQLHLVIRRPLETHPGKPRGVGEPQKGVVPSWPDRSPDPGGPEVTGSRSSSTSLVQHPSSRTTLKKTRGSPEPSPEAAADGPTVSPPERRAEDPNDQIPGSPGPWLVPSEERLSRALGVRGAAQLAQEMAAGRRRH
- the MAGIX gene encoding PDZ domain-containing protein MAGIX isoform X4, coding for MPLLWITGPRYHLILLSEATCLRANYVHLCPLFQHRWLETCNAPPQVIQGKARSAPKPSQASGYFSVELVRGYAGFGLTLGGGRDVAGDTPLAVRGLLKDGPAQRCGRLEVGDLVLHINGESTQGLTHAQAVERIRAGGPQLHLVIRRPLETHPGKPRGVGEPQKGVDRSPDPGGPEVTGSRSSSTSLVQHPSSRTTLKKTRGSPEPSPEAAADGPTVSPPERRAEDPNDQIPGSPGPWLVPSEERLSRALGVRGAAQLAQEMAAGRRRH